In a genomic window of Halalkalicoccus sp. CG83:
- the ptsH1 gene encoding phosphocarrier protein HPr, whose amino-acid sequence MERVVEIVPEAGLHARPAAKFVETANEFDADVTVAPVAEGEDAEAVAASSMIAVTSLGVKHGEEVRLSAEGEDAEAALDALEEVLSTPEEGEE is encoded by the coding sequence ATGGAGCGAGTCGTGGAGATCGTCCCCGAGGCGGGGCTGCACGCCCGTCCGGCGGCGAAGTTCGTCGAGACCGCAAACGAGTTCGACGCCGACGTCACCGTCGCGCCGGTCGCCGAGGGCGAGGACGCGGAGGCGGTGGCCGCAAGCAGCATGATCGCGGTGACCAGTCTCGGCGTGAAACACGGCGAGGAGGTCCGACTGAGTGCCGAGGGCGAGGACGCGGAGGCGGCCCTCGACGCGCTCGAGGAGGTCCTTTCGACGCCCGAGGAGGGTGAGGAGTGA
- a CDS encoding PTS sugar transporter subunit IIA, producing the protein MDPQDIDTLLPRELVSLEEPPAEKDACIEHLLDMAVEAGRVEDRETALEALFAREEETTTGVGMGIGIPHAQTDAVTRPTVVFARSDRGVDFDAMDDEPATLIFMLLVPEGGSEEHLGMLSSLSRALMHEEVRDSLHEAESPEAVRETLREAVA; encoded by the coding sequence ATGGACCCACAGGACATCGACACGCTGCTACCCCGAGAACTCGTATCGCTCGAGGAACCGCCCGCCGAGAAGGACGCCTGCATCGAACACCTGCTCGACATGGCCGTCGAGGCGGGTCGCGTCGAGGACCGAGAGACCGCCCTCGAGGCGCTGTTCGCCCGCGAGGAGGAGACGACCACCGGCGTCGGGATGGGCATCGGCATCCCCCACGCCCAGACCGACGCGGTGACCCGGCCGACGGTGGTGTTCGCCCGCTCGGATCGCGGCGTGGACTTCGACGCGATGGACGACGAACCCGCGACGCTGATCTTCATGCTGCTGGTCCCCGAGGGAGGAAGCGAGGAGCACCTCGGGATGCTCAGTTCGCTCTCTCGTGCACTCATGCACGAGGAGGTGCGTGACTCGCTTCACGAGGCGGAATCGCCCGAGGCCGTCCGCGAGACGCTCAGGGAGGCGGTCGCCTGA